The following are encoded together in the Blattabacterium cuenoti BPAA genome:
- a CDS encoding Mrp/NBP35 family ATP-binding protein, with amino-acid sequence MYKEIEKALKNVIIIDNKNIVESGWVKKIDLLNNEIRIYLSLSNPTMHIKNKLIKEINRSIKNQNILDTIRIKIEIKSETKIKPGIKNIIAVASGKGGVGKSTVATNIAVSLVKMGFYVGLLDADIYGPSIPLMFNLKEESVNLQQHKNGILNPITSYGVKIISIGFFSKYGQAIVWRGPMVTKVLRQFMYETNWGELDFLIVDLPPGTGDIHLSLLQEISLFKLKGIVIVSTSQKIALSDVNRSVGMFRIQSIYVPILGIIENMSYVLSKKTKEKYYFFGKNGVKDFSKEMNLFFLGEIPMLQTIREYSDLGIPIVLENKEIRNLFINITKNIIKQIKL; translated from the coding sequence TTGTATAAAGAAATTGAAAAAGCGTTAAAAAATGTTATTATTATTGATAATAAAAATATTGTAGAATCTGGTTGGGTAAAAAAAATAGATTTATTAAATAATGAAATCAGAATCTATTTAAGTTTATCCAATCCTACTATGCATATAAAAAACAAACTCATCAAAGAGATAAACCGTTCTATAAAAAATCAAAATATTTTAGATACAATCCGCATCAAAATAGAAATAAAATCAGAGACGAAAATAAAACCTGGAATAAAAAATATAATAGCTGTAGCTTCTGGAAAAGGAGGGGTCGGAAAATCCACAGTAGCAACAAATATAGCAGTTTCTTTAGTTAAAATGGGTTTTTATGTTGGATTATTAGATGCGGATATTTATGGTCCATCTATTCCATTAATGTTTAATCTTAAAGAAGAATCGGTGAATTTACAACAACATAAAAATGGAATTCTGAATCCTATTACTAGTTATGGAGTTAAAATTATATCTATAGGTTTTTTTTCAAAATATGGACAGGCTATTGTTTGGAGGGGCCCCATGGTAACTAAAGTTTTGAGACAATTTATGTATGAAACCAATTGGGGGGAATTAGATTTTTTAATTGTAGATTTACCTCCAGGAACAGGAGATATTCATTTATCTCTTTTGCAGGAGATTTCATTATTTAAATTAAAAGGAATTGTTATAGTAAGTACATCTCAAAAAATAGCCTTGTCGGACGTTAATCGGTCTGTAGGAATGTTTCGTATTCAATCTATTTATGTTCCCATACTTGGAATTATAGAAAATATGTCTTATGTTCTTTCAAAAAAAACTAAAGAAAAATACTATTTTTTTGGAAAAAATGGAGTAAAAGATTTTTCAAAAGAAATGAATCTTTTTTTTCTTGGAGAAATTCCTATGTTACAAACAATACGAGAATATTCAGATTTGGGAATTCCTATTGTCTTAGAAAACAAGGAGATTAGAAATCTATTTATCAACATAACGAAAAATATTATAAAACAAATAAAATTATAA
- a CDS encoding purine-nucleoside phosphorylase, translating to MNFIMLMTMTLEKSKQYIQNKIKEKPDFGILLLGNQFDRLIEEIKNPICISYEEIPLFSKKNLYGKFIFGKIEDKNVVLLIEPFSEENRTNNFSIVLCKNIGIDKFILINISGGVNPNYKMGDVMLVKDHINFFPESSNIKEFIKNRFFEITEPYDKKMIEIAENIAMNHNIIIQKGVYVAYPYSNYKTYAEYAMIRSMGGDSVGIDIVSDVIKARCMNLRVFAISIIMGLYKKSDEHRNSNFKPFFYKEIEKSISLLILIVKEFIKLCL from the coding sequence TTGAATTTTATTATGTTAATGACTATGACTTTAGAAAAATCAAAACAATACATCCAAAACAAAATCAAAGAAAAACCTGATTTTGGAATTTTATTATTAGGAAATCAATTTGATCGATTGATAGAAGAGATCAAAAATCCTATATGCATTTCTTATGAAGAAATACCCCTTTTCTCAAAAAAAAATTTATATGGAAAATTTATTTTCGGAAAAATAGAAGATAAAAATGTGGTTCTTTTAATAGAACCTTTTTCTGAAGAAAATAGAACAAACAATTTCTCAATTGTATTGTGTAAAAATATAGGAATAGACAAATTCATATTGATTAATATTTCTGGTGGGGTCAATCCCAATTACAAAATGGGAGATGTGATGTTGGTTAAGGATCATATTAATTTTTTTCCGGAAAGTTCTAATATAAAAGAATTTATAAAAAATAGATTTTTCGAAATTACAGAACCATATGATAAAAAAATGATAGAAATTGCAGAAAATATTGCAATGAATCATAATATCATTATTCAGAAAGGAGTATATGTCGCTTATCCTTATTCTAATTATAAAACCTATGCAGAATATGCAATGATACGATCTATGGGGGGAGATAGTGTAGGCATAGATATAGTATCAGATGTCATAAAAGCTAGATGTATGAATTTACGAGTATTTGCTATATCCATTATAATGGGATTATATAAAAAATCTGATGAACATCGAAATTCCAATTTTAAGCCATTTTTTTATAAAGAAATAGAAAAATCTATATCTCTTCTAATATTAATAGTAAAAGAATTTATCAAACTTTGTTTATAA
- the murB gene encoding UDP-N-acetylmuramate dehydrogenase, which yields MFIKKNFSLKKFNTFGINVYARYFVEVRSIEEILKIFDIYPSISKLFLGNGSNILFLKNYYPGLVMKMGIKGKKVIKENHSQVIVQAFAGENWNEFVNWTIKKGFSGLENLSFIPGTVGAAPIQNIGAYGSEVKDTLIKVQAYEIYHRKIREFTREECQLKYRYSFFKHPHYRNKFLILSVFFLLRKKYKQLNTSYVEIQKELENMNIKMPTLNDLSQAIFNVRQKKLPNPKKIGNAGSFFINPTVEVLIFKKLQHQHPTITGYNISNHKVKLSANSLIENIGWKEKKIGNVGIYEKKPIILVNYGKATGMEIYSFSEKITKNIKKKFGIPLSREVNIIQ from the coding sequence ATGTTCATTAAAAAAAACTTTTCTCTAAAAAAATTTAATACATTTGGAATAAATGTTTATGCTCGTTATTTTGTAGAAGTAAGAAGTATAGAAGAAATTCTAAAAATTTTTGATATATATCCATCCATTTCAAAACTTTTTTTAGGAAATGGAAGTAATATTCTTTTTTTAAAAAATTATTATCCGGGATTAGTCATGAAAATGGGAATCAAAGGAAAGAAAGTGATCAAAGAAAATCATTCTCAAGTCATTGTTCAAGCTTTTGCTGGAGAAAATTGGAATGAATTTGTAAACTGGACGATCAAAAAAGGATTTAGTGGTTTAGAAAACTTATCATTTATTCCTGGTACAGTTGGAGCTGCTCCCATTCAAAACATTGGAGCATATGGATCAGAAGTAAAAGATACTTTAATAAAAGTACAAGCATATGAAATCTATCATAGAAAAATAAGAGAATTTACACGTGAAGAATGTCAATTAAAATATCGTTATTCTTTCTTTAAACATCCTCATTATAGAAATAAATTTCTGATTTTATCTGTTTTTTTTCTTTTAAGAAAGAAATATAAACAATTAAATACATCTTATGTGGAAATTCAAAAAGAATTAGAAAATATGAATATTAAAATGCCTACTCTCAACGATTTAAGTCAGGCCATTTTTAATGTTAGACAGAAAAAACTTCCAAATCCAAAAAAAATTGGAAATGCGGGAAGTTTTTTTATCAATCCTACAGTAGAGGTTTTGATTTTTAAAAAACTACAACATCAACATCCTACTATTACAGGTTATAATATTTCTAATCATAAAGTCAAACTATCTGCTAATTCATTAATTGAAAATATAGGATGGAAAGAAAAAAAAATTGGAAATGTAGGAATATATGAAAAAAAACCTATTATTTTAGTAAACTATGGAAAAGCTACTGGAATGGAGATATATTCTTTTTCAGAAAAAATAACAAAAAACATAAAAAAAAAGTTTGGGATTCCTTTATCCAGGGAAGTAAATATCATACAATAA
- a CDS encoding YtxH domain-containing protein, which produces MKKGGSFFWGVFLGTIAGLIVGMIFSTKKEEKIKNILEKKTEELRDNLQEIGNRIGKKVHKIKSDFESKWKKNKIEKMDQVEDELGT; this is translated from the coding sequence ATGAAAAAAGGAGGAAGTTTTTTTTGGGGAGTTTTTTTAGGAACTATAGCCGGGTTAATAGTGGGAATGATATTCTCTACAAAAAAAGAGGAAAAAATCAAAAATATATTAGAAAAAAAAACAGAAGAATTAAGAGATAACTTACAGGAAATTGGGAATAGAATTGGAAAAAAAGTACATAAAATCAAATCAGACTTTGAATCTAAGTGGAAAAAAAATAAAATAGAAAAAATGGATCAAGTAGAAGATGAATTAGGAACTTAA
- the rlmB gene encoding 23S rRNA (guanosine(2251)-2'-O)-methyltransferase RlmB, whose product MKKLEIVYGIHPLIEAIIAKKNIRKLFFQRGLKQASNAYKKLINLSKKEHIPIQSVSKQKFYQLKNKNHQGVFAILSPIETYHIEDLLPIFYEKGKNPLLIILDRITDVRNFGAIIRTAACAGADAIIIPKKDTAMIGSDAIKTSSGALFKVPICQEKNLLNTIEFLKNSGLKIVSATEKSNIYWYNIDFSGPTALILGNEEKGISSQYLKISYEKAKIPAIKGISSLNVSVACGVILYEIFRQRKYKSKTHF is encoded by the coding sequence ATGAAAAAATTAGAAATCGTTTATGGAATACATCCATTGATAGAAGCGATTATAGCTAAAAAAAATATTAGAAAGCTCTTCTTTCAAAGAGGATTGAAACAAGCATCAAATGCTTACAAAAAATTAATAAATCTTTCCAAAAAAGAACATATTCCAATTCAATCCGTTTCAAAACAAAAATTTTATCAATTGAAAAATAAAAATCATCAAGGAGTTTTTGCTATTCTTTCTCCTATAGAAACTTATCACATAGAGGATTTACTTCCGATATTTTATGAAAAAGGAAAAAATCCCCTTTTGATTATTCTAGATCGAATTACAGATGTAAGAAATTTCGGGGCTATCATACGAACTGCTGCATGCGCAGGAGCAGATGCTATCATTATTCCAAAAAAAGATACAGCCATGATTGGATCTGATGCTATTAAAACTTCTTCAGGTGCTTTATTTAAAGTTCCAATATGTCAAGAAAAAAATCTATTGAACACAATAGAATTTTTGAAGAACTCTGGATTGAAAATTGTCTCTGCTACAGAAAAATCCAATATATATTGGTATAATATTGATTTTTCAGGGCCAACAGCTTTAATACTAGGAAATGAAGAAAAAGGAATTTCTTCCCAATATTTAAAAATTTCCTACGAAAAAGCAAAAATTCCAGCTATAAAAGGAATTTCATCTTTAAACGTATCTGTAGCTTGTGGTGTTATTTTATATGAAATTTTCAGACAAAGAAAATATAAATCTAAAACTCACTTTTAA
- the pheS gene encoding phenylalanine--tRNA ligase subunit alpha, with translation MDQKKIEKVKEEIQCFHMKTSNDLEIFRIKFLGKKKGIITILFKELKKISIQKRKIYGKIINELKKEAQNKIKIFHSKNEIQKNEKGLKFDPTIPGTSIEIGSRHPLSILKNKIIDLLTKIGFTYVDGPEIEDDWHNFTALNIPIFHPSREMQDTFFLCKNPDFLLRTHTSSVQIRYMKKHSPPFRVLSIGKVYRNETISSRSNFMFHQAEGFYIDKKVSFSDLKQTIHYLITSLFGEAKMRFRPSYFPFTEPSAEVDLYCNNEWIEIMGCGMIDPQVLKNVNIDSEIYSGFAFGLGIERLALIIYKIKDIRIYFDNDIRFLNQFKSEF, from the coding sequence ATGGATCAAAAAAAAATAGAAAAAGTTAAAGAAGAGATCCAATGTTTTCATATGAAAACATCTAATGATTTAGAAATATTTAGAATTAAATTTTTAGGTAAAAAAAAGGGAATTATAACAATTCTATTTAAAGAATTAAAAAAAATTTCTATTCAGAAAAGAAAGATTTATGGAAAAATTATTAATGAGTTAAAAAAAGAAGCTCAAAATAAAATAAAGATTTTTCACTCTAAAAATGAGATCCAAAAAAATGAGAAAGGACTCAAATTCGATCCTACTATACCTGGAACATCGATTGAAATAGGATCTAGACATCCCCTATCTATTTTAAAAAATAAAATAATAGATTTATTGACAAAAATTGGATTTACTTATGTAGATGGTCCTGAAATAGAAGATGATTGGCATAATTTTACAGCTTTAAATATTCCTATTTTTCATCCATCCAGAGAAATGCAAGATACATTTTTTTTGTGCAAAAATCCAGATTTTTTGTTGCGTACACACACTTCTTCTGTACAAATACGGTATATGAAGAAACATAGCCCGCCTTTTCGTGTGTTGTCTATCGGAAAAGTATATAGAAATGAAACCATTTCATCACGTTCCAATTTCATGTTTCATCAAGCGGAAGGATTTTATATAGATAAAAAAGTTTCTTTTTCTGATTTAAAACAAACGATTCATTATTTAATCACTTCTCTTTTTGGAGAAGCAAAAATGAGATTTCGTCCTTCTTATTTTCCATTTACAGAGCCTAGTGCTGAAGTAGATCTCTATTGCAATAATGAATGGATAGAAATTATGGGTTGTGGAATGATAGACCCCCAAGTTTTGAAAAACGTAAATATTGATTCAGAAATTTATTCTGGATTTGCTTTTGGATTGGGAATTGAACGTTTAGCTCTAATAATTTATAAAATAAAAGATATTAGAATTTATTTTGATAATGATATTCGTTTTTTAAACCAATTTAAAAGTGAGTTTTAG
- a CDS encoding CvpA family protein — MLDIIIIIIILYGGYHGYQKGLISQFFMFMIFFMLIFKGFYVFDVVKKILTEVNIVSKKSYIFIIDSIIISFFSIIFVAFITKKIIEFIMIITWMKPIDRLGGGILGMIKYFFFLSICILFLKEANKRIDLFPYHFLQNSFEKEFQFLFYQKESFFKKLKELYFKFYEL; from the coding sequence ATGTTAGATATAATTATTATAATTATAATTTTATATGGTGGATATCATGGATATCAAAAAGGATTAATTTCTCAATTTTTCATGTTTATGATATTTTTTATGTTGATTTTCAAAGGTTTTTATGTCTTTGATGTTGTAAAAAAAATCTTAACAGAAGTCAATATAGTAAGCAAAAAATCCTATATTTTTATAATTGATTCTATCATAATTTCTTTTTTTTCTATTATTTTTGTAGCTTTTATAACTAAAAAAATTATAGAATTCATAATGATTATCACATGGATGAAACCTATCGATAGATTGGGGGGTGGAATATTAGGCATGATTAAATATTTTTTTTTTCTTTCAATATGTATTCTTTTTTTAAAAGAAGCAAATAAAAGAATAGATCTTTTTCCTTATCATTTTTTACAAAATTCCTTTGAAAAAGAATTTCAATTCCTTTTCTATCAAAAAGAATCTTTTTTTAAAAAATTGAAAGAATTATATTTTAAATTTTATGAACTTTAA
- a CDS encoding acyl-protein synthetase, with product MNFKKNIFSILEEKEFENLTWNIFHYQIKYNKIYKIYLQSLEINPLKIKNISEIPFLPISFFKTHRILSGRRTDCYDSVFTSSGTTGIKSKHYVKKLSVYIDSIKNGFELFYGPIEKFKFLGFFPLFRKDSSLIYMVKYLIQKTHQNGSHFVPYTSYKDIHLISNQNDKNIFIFGLSSSLLDFIEENNHLKQNKNQKKVIIMETGGMKGKRKEIIREELHDILKNSFFVKEIHSEYGMTEMLSQAYAKKNGIFQCPPWMRIYIRDPEDPLIHVDNNKIGGIDIIDLSNYLSCPFLSTEDLGKKINDREFEVLGRMDFSDMRGCNLMNPFC from the coding sequence ATGAACTTTAAAAAAAATATTTTTTCTATATTAGAAGAAAAAGAATTCGAGAATTTGACATGGAATATATTCCATTATCAAATAAAATATAACAAAATTTATAAAATTTATCTTCAATCCTTAGAGATAAACCCATTGAAAATCAAAAATATTTCTGAAATTCCTTTTTTACCTATTTCTTTTTTTAAAACGCATCGTATTTTGAGTGGTAGGAGAACGGATTGTTACGATAGTGTTTTTACCAGCAGTGGAACTACTGGGATCAAAAGTAAACATTATGTAAAAAAATTGAGTGTTTATATTGATAGTATTAAAAATGGTTTTGAATTATTTTATGGGCCAATAGAAAAATTTAAGTTTTTAGGATTTTTTCCTCTTTTTCGAAAAGATTCTTCTTTAATTTACATGGTCAAATATTTGATACAAAAAACCCATCAAAATGGAAGTCATTTTGTTCCTTATACTTCTTATAAAGATATACACCTAATTTCCAATCAAAATGATAAAAATATTTTCATTTTTGGACTAAGTTCTTCTTTATTGGATTTTATAGAAGAAAATAATCATTTGAAACAAAATAAAAATCAAAAAAAAGTCATCATTATGGAAACAGGAGGGATGAAAGGAAAAAGAAAAGAAATCATTAGAGAAGAATTGCACGATATTTTAAAAAATTCCTTTTTTGTAAAGGAAATTCATTCGGAATATGGAATGACAGAAATGCTTTCTCAAGCATATGCAAAAAAAAACGGTATATTTCAATGTCCTCCTTGGATGAGAATCTACATAAGAGATCCTGAAGATCCTTTGATACATGTAGATAACAATAAAATAGGAGGAATTGATATTATTGATTTATCGAATTATTTATCTTGTCCTTTTCTTTCTACCGAAGATTTGGGAAAAAAAATTAATGATCGTGAATTCGAAGTATTAGGAAGGATGGATTTTTCAGACATGCGAGGATGTAATTTAATGAACCCCTTTTGTTAG
- a CDS encoding inorganic phosphate transporter, producing MKLFYSSIIVVLFFLSIFDLIVGLINDAVNFLNSAIGSQVASRRTIMVFASLGILLGAFLSSGMMEVARKGVFDPSYFYFSDIIFIFLAVMISDIILLDVFNTLGFPTSTTVSMVFCLLGAAFSIAMIKITSPFNNEPFHHLTLYIKAEKTFTISIGIFLSILISFTSGAFIHYFIRFLFSFEYESRLKYIGVIWSAISLSSMTYFLIVRGLHSTLQGFMVEDLTGFSLFIQHFIKWIHHNFLIFLLILFSTWTVIAKIFVSLGYNILKFVVLYGTFSLAMAFAGNDLVNFIGIPIAGIQSYNIWKESGSPPAEKFNMKGLSGNVQVPSSGLIFAGMIMILTLWFSKKTKNITSTEINLSRQNEGPEKFLSNSFSRGIVRFFLYLGNHFFRLFPKRLLVKIEKNFKQKKIQKEENVAFDLVRASANLTISSILISIATVQKLPLSTTFVTFMVSMGTSLSDRAWDRESAVYRVSGVLKVIRGWFLTGVMAFTMAGITATFLYFLKAWALFFLICLILFVFYRIYKTYYYNNKMKDQKIKEKPFFVGIVNLTLEGTLSKTFEILKPILEYVENIYKNSIEGITQENLKTLQKSRNHFLKVKENFTNIHNSLIKVIRKTENREPVAGILYLHIYNKTKEIIESSDIITNHTLFHVINSHKPLKYQQKKNLRILEHLMIEHFNIIKRITTDRNCKEIQFPCTIQNQILKKIEEQMNQQVMGIIHNKYGTKNTFLMLDLLLQSKKITESIEDIILLYHNALSNISSKKDASFLAF from the coding sequence ATGAAACTTTTTTATTCCTCAATTATAGTGGTTCTTTTTTTCTTATCTATATTTGATCTTATTGTTGGTTTAATTAATGATGCCGTTAATTTTCTCAATTCTGCTATTGGATCTCAAGTTGCTTCTCGTAGAACAATTATGGTTTTTGCTAGTTTAGGTATTTTGTTAGGGGCTTTTTTGTCTAGCGGAATGATGGAAGTAGCAAGAAAAGGGGTTTTTGATCCTTCTTATTTTTATTTTTCAGATATTATTTTTATTTTTTTAGCGGTTATGATCTCAGATATTATTTTACTGGATGTTTTTAACACTTTAGGATTTCCCACTTCTACTACAGTATCTATGGTTTTTTGTTTATTAGGCGCTGCTTTCAGCATAGCCATGATAAAAATCACTTCTCCATTTAATAATGAACCCTTTCATCATTTAACTCTATATATTAAGGCGGAAAAAACATTCACCATTAGTATAGGAATTTTTTTATCTATTCTCATTTCTTTTACTTCTGGTGCTTTTATTCACTATTTTATTCGTTTTTTATTTAGTTTTGAATATGAAAGTAGATTAAAATATATAGGGGTCATATGGAGTGCCATTTCATTGAGCAGTATGACTTATTTTCTCATAGTAAGAGGATTGCATAGTACTTTACAGGGTTTTATGGTTGAAGATTTAACAGGATTTTCCTTATTTATTCAACATTTCATAAAATGGATTCACCATAATTTTTTGATCTTTTTGCTGATATTATTTTCAACTTGGACTGTTATCGCAAAAATATTTGTTTCTTTAGGATATAACATATTAAAATTTGTCGTATTATATGGCACTTTTTCTTTAGCTATGGCTTTTGCAGGAAATGATTTAGTCAATTTTATCGGGATTCCTATAGCTGGAATACAATCTTATAATATATGGAAAGAATCGGGAAGTCCTCCTGCTGAAAAATTCAATATGAAAGGTTTATCTGGAAATGTACAAGTCCCATCTTCTGGGTTAATTTTTGCAGGAATGATTATGATTCTCACTCTTTGGTTTTCAAAAAAAACCAAAAATATCACAAGTACAGAAATTAATTTAAGTAGACAAAATGAAGGACCAGAAAAATTTTTATCCAATTCTTTTTCTAGAGGAATTGTTCGATTTTTTTTATATTTAGGAAATCATTTCTTTAGATTGTTTCCTAAAAGACTTCTAGTTAAAATAGAAAAAAACTTTAAGCAAAAAAAAATACAAAAAGAAGAAAACGTCGCTTTTGACCTGGTTAGGGCTTCTGCTAATTTAACTATATCCAGTATATTGATATCTATAGCCACAGTTCAAAAACTTCCATTATCTACTACTTTTGTTACTTTTATGGTATCTATGGGTACTTCTCTTTCAGATAGAGCATGGGACAGAGAAAGTGCTGTTTATAGAGTTTCAGGCGTATTAAAAGTCATAAGAGGATGGTTTTTAACAGGGGTAATGGCCTTTACTATGGCAGGGATAACGGCTACTTTTCTATACTTTTTGAAAGCATGGGCTCTATTCTTTCTTATTTGTTTGATTTTGTTTGTGTTTTACCGAATTTATAAAACTTATTATTATAATAATAAGATGAAAGATCAAAAAATAAAAGAAAAACCGTTTTTTGTTGGAATAGTGAATCTAACTTTAGAGGGCACTTTAAGTAAAACCTTCGAGATTCTAAAACCGATTCTTGAATATGTTGAAAATATTTACAAAAATAGTATAGAAGGAATTACTCAAGAAAATTTAAAAACTCTTCAAAAAAGTCGAAATCATTTTTTAAAAGTAAAAGAAAATTTTACGAATATACATAACTCTTTAATTAAAGTGATTAGGAAAACAGAGAATCGAGAACCGGTTGCTGGAATCCTTTATCTACATATATATAACAAAACTAAAGAAATCATTGAATCTTCAGATATTATTACGAATCATACATTGTTTCATGTAATCAATAGCCATAAACCTTTAAAATATCAACAAAAGAAGAATTTGCGAATACTTGAACATCTTATGATTGAACATTTTAACATCATAAAAAGAATAACAACAGATAGAAATTGTAAAGAAATTCAATTTCCTTGTACAATACAAAATCAAATTTTGAAAAAAATAGAGGAGCAAATGAATCAACAAGTTATGGGTATTATCCATAATAAATATGGAACAAAAAACACTTTCTTGATGTTGGATCTTCTTTTACAATCAAAAAAAATAACGGAAAGCATAGAAGATATCATTCTATTGTATCACAATGCATTATCCAATATTTCATCCAAAAAAGACGCATCCTTTTTAGCTTTCTAA
- the ruvA gene encoding Holliday junction branch migration protein RuvA → MITHLRGKLVEKEKSYLIIDCHGVGYHIHISSYTYSSLLVEKEGKDICIHTYLFIKENQHVLYGFFDKKERKIFSYLISVNGIGPSSAIMLLSSMTPYEIEKSISKEDIKVLNKVKGIGTKTAQKIIIELKDKIIKGIIPKKEKNVKLLENTPYLIKKEALSALSILGFSPQKSKKVLDDILDKNPEFSVENLIKESLKKIVKS, encoded by the coding sequence GTGATAACACACTTAAGAGGAAAGTTAGTAGAAAAAGAGAAATCTTATTTAATCATAGATTGTCATGGAGTCGGATATCATATTCATATATCCTCATATACCTATTCTTCTTTATTAGTAGAAAAAGAAGGAAAAGATATTTGTATACATACTTATCTGTTTATCAAAGAAAATCAACATGTTTTGTACGGTTTTTTTGATAAAAAAGAAAGAAAAATATTTTCTTATTTGATCTCCGTGAATGGAATAGGCCCCAGTTCTGCTATCATGTTATTATCTTCTATGACTCCATATGAAATAGAAAAATCTATATCTAAAGAAGATATAAAAGTCCTAAACAAAGTTAAAGGAATTGGAACAAAAACAGCTCAAAAAATTATTATCGAACTAAAAGATAAAATTATTAAAGGAATTATTCCTAAAAAAGAAAAAAACGTGAAACTATTGGAAAATACTCCTTATTTAATAAAAAAAGAAGCTTTAAGTGCTTTGAGTATACTTGGATTTTCTCCTCAAAAGTCTAAAAAAGTTTTGGATGATATTTTGGATAAAAATCCAGAATTTTCTGTAGAAAATCTCATTAAAGAATCTTTAAAAAAAATTGTAAAATCATAA
- the der gene encoding ribosome biogenesis GTPase Der has protein sequence MNYIVSIVGRPNVGKSTLFNRLVGRRKAIVHVTSGVTRDRIYGSSEWNGVQFSIIDTGGFSVLTNDVLEKEIKNQIFIAIKESDVILFLIDIKIGILDADIEISKILRKCKKIILLVVNKVDNGKSIYSDTDFFRLGFERYYYISAINGSGTGELLDKLIEIFKQELLKKKENILLENKSFPRFSIIGRPNVGKSTLINSFLNKNHHIVTNISGTTRDSLDVFYKKYECILVDTPGVRKKSKIRDNIEFYSTMRTFKTIEYADVCFLMIDADRGWEKQDMNIFRLVKKNHKGIIILVNKWDLFHKKNVYTQKDYECLIRKKIYPFYNVPIFFISAKNKDGIHKILPMAYHVLKSRNHRLKTNILNKIMLPILKKKPPTPKKKNKFITIKYCTQLPSCTPKFIFFSNFPQYIKESYKRFVENKIRSHFDFIGVPIQIFFRKK, from the coding sequence ATGAATTATATCGTATCTATAGTAGGACGTCCTAATGTCGGAAAATCAACTTTGTTTAATCGTCTTGTAGGAAGACGAAAAGCAATTGTTCATGTTACAAGTGGAGTGACAAGAGATCGTATTTATGGAAGTTCAGAATGGAATGGAGTACAATTTTCTATCATAGACACAGGAGGTTTTTCTGTTTTAACAAATGATGTACTTGAAAAAGAAATCAAAAACCAAATTTTCATAGCTATCAAAGAATCTGATGTTATTTTATTTTTAATAGATATCAAAATAGGAATCTTAGATGCAGATATAGAAATTTCTAAAATATTAAGAAAATGTAAAAAAATCATTTTATTAGTTGTGAATAAAGTAGATAATGGAAAATCTATATATTCCGATACAGATTTTTTCCGTTTAGGATTTGAAAGATATTACTATATATCAGCTATAAATGGAAGTGGTACGGGAGAATTACTAGATAAATTAATAGAAATATTCAAACAGGAATTATTGAAAAAAAAAGAAAACATATTATTGGAAAACAAATCGTTTCCTCGTTTTTCAATAATAGGACGTCCTAATGTCGGAAAATCAACTTTGATTAACTCTTTTCTAAATAAAAACCATCACATTGTGACAAATATTTCGGGGACAACCAGAGATAGTCTAGATGTATTTTACAAAAAATATGAGTGTATTTTAGTAGATACACCTGGCGTCAGAAAAAAATCAAAAATCAGAGATAACATTGAATTTTATTCTACTATGAGAACGTTTAAAACAATAGAATATGCGGATGTTTGTTTTTTAATGATAGATGCAGATCGTGGATGGGAAAAACAGGATATGAATATTTTTAGATTAGTGAAAAAAAATCATAAAGGAATTATAATTCTTGTTAACAAATGGGATTTATTTCATAAAAAAAATGTTTATACACAAAAAGATTACGAATGTTTGATCCGAAAAAAAATTTATCCATTTTACAATGTTCCCATTTTTTTTATATCCGCCAAAAATAAAGATGGAATACACAAGATTCTTCCCATGGCTTATCATGTTTTAAAATCCCGTAATCACAGATTAAAAACAAATATTTTAAATAAAATTATGTTACCAATTTTGAAAAAAAAACCTCCTACTCCTAAGAAAAAAAATAAATTCATAACTATAAAATATTGTACTCAGTTGCCTTCATGCACGCCAAAATTTATTTTTTTTTCTAATTTTCCTCAATACATAAAAGAATCTTATAAAAGATTTGTTGAAAATAAAATTCGTTCTCACTTTGATTTTATAGGAGTTCCCATACAAATTTTTTTTAGAAAAAAATAA